The following are from one region of the Candidatus Neomarinimicrobiota bacterium genome:
- a CDS encoding electron transfer flavoprotein subunit alpha/FixB family protein — protein MKSKIKDMVWVFAEQTDGELADVSLELLHKARTLAQKMKSQVSAVLLGDQVEGLSRTLFAHGADNVYLLDDVELKDFRSMPYANLITNLVEEKRPRVVLFGATHIGRDIAPRVASHTRSGLTADCTELKIETVTIRKVEHKDLLLQIRPAFGGNIIATIISPDVEIQMATIREGVMEMGEPDASRKGTIIPVKVELDPVEVAVRIIEKHQEASSVNLKGAPIIVAGGYGADTPEKFQLIKDLAKLLGAEVAGSRAAVDAGLISSERQVGQTGTTVRPKLYIAIGISGAIQHRAGMQESQKIIAINSDAEAPIFQVAHYGIHGDLTDVIPKLIAAYKSQLH, from the coding sequence ATGAAATCAAAAATAAAAGATATGGTGTGGGTGTTTGCTGAGCAAACCGATGGGGAGCTGGCTGATGTCAGCCTGGAGTTGCTCCATAAGGCGAGAACACTGGCTCAAAAGATGAAGTCACAGGTAAGTGCAGTCCTGCTTGGGGATCAAGTTGAAGGTTTATCCAGGACTTTGTTCGCCCATGGCGCTGACAATGTTTATCTCCTGGATGATGTGGAACTCAAAGATTTCCGCAGTATGCCCTACGCAAACCTGATTACCAATCTGGTGGAAGAGAAAAGACCCCGCGTGGTCCTGTTTGGTGCCACCCATATTGGTCGTGATATCGCTCCCAGGGTAGCCTCACATACCCGCTCCGGTTTGACTGCTGACTGTACAGAGTTGAAGATTGAAACGGTGACTATCCGAAAGGTCGAACATAAAGATCTTCTACTTCAAATTCGTCCCGCTTTTGGTGGTAATATTATCGCCACCATCATCTCACCCGATGTAGAAATTCAAATGGCAACTATCCGTGAAGGAGTCATGGAAATGGGTGAACCGGATGCCTCCCGAAAGGGGACCATCATTCCTGTAAAGGTTGAGTTGGATCCAGTCGAAGTTGCAGTAAGGATTATTGAAAAACATCAGGAAGCTTCAAGCGTCAATCTCAAGGGGGCTCCAATTATAGTAGCTGGTGGATATGGAGCAGATACACCTGAAAAATTTCAACTCATCAAAGATTTGGCAAAGTTATTGGGTGCTGAGGTCGCTGGTTCGCGGGCTGCAGTAGATGCTGGTCTCATCAGCTCTGAACGTCAGGTAGGTCAGACAGGAACAACTGTGCGTCCCAAACTTTATATAGCCATCGGTATTTCAGGGGCTATACAGCATCGTGCAGGAATGCAGGAATCTCAAAAAATTATTGCCATCAATAGTGATGCCGAAGCACCCATTTTTCAAGTTGCTCACTATGGGATTCATGGTGACCTCACAGATGTGATACCCAAATTAATCGCTGCTTATAAAAGTCAGCTGCATTAA